AACATACGAATAAGCCAGGTCTCTCAGGATTTCCACTTTCTCTTCCAGCGGGGCCAGAACAACCCGTGGATAGCCTCCATAAATAATATACTCCTGGTAGAAGAATGAAATTTTTTCTCTTTCAGATAACGAGAGAGAGTTGAAATCTTTCTGCGACAGATCATCTTCCCCTTTGCACCTTAAATACTCTCTGAATGAAAAGGTAAAAACATAAAACATTCTTTTTCTCCCGGCCAGAGAATCTTTAAATTTCTCGTCAATATAGAATGCAGAAGAGCCGGAGACGCAAAGTTTTATTTTTCCGCGATATTCGTCATAAAAATATTTTAAGAAGTTCGAGGGGTTTTCCAGATATTGCACTTCATCAATAAAGATGAAAGTGTTTTGACGGAGGTCGAGTGAAAATATTTTAAAAAGATTCTTAGGCGAAACATTCAGGAGTTTAAGATAATCGGGATCTTCAAGATTGATAAAATGAGACGGTTGCCCCTTCTTTTGCAGAATTTTTTGCAGTTGTTTCAAGATTGTCGTTTTACCAGCTTGGCGGGAACCGATAAAAAGAAGGATATCCTCTGTCTCAAGATATTTTTGGGCTTTTTCGGTTACATCTCTAATAACAGTCATAAGCTACCAAAACAATCCAGTAAGTTTATTATATCTGATATTTTACATTTGTCAAATACAAAATATATAAAAATAGGAAAAAAATATTTGTAGACCGAATGAGGGGACAATATTAATCATATTTTGCCAGTAGGGGCAGGCCCCTGTGCCTGCCCTGGGCGACCACAGGGGGTCGCCCCTACGGTGAAGGGGGCGACGCGAGCCCCTTGGAAAATAATACCAGGAGAAAAGTGCCTATTTCAGAAAATTGACCAGGTTGAGGTTCATGACTTTTGACGCCATCGCCTGAACAGCCTGTAAGGCGGTCTGTTGCGCATTAAACTGGGTGATGACAGTCGCCATGTCGGCATCTTCAAGCTGAGACCGGATCGTTGTCGTCGTGTGAGAAAGGTTTTTGACATAATCCCGGGTGGAATCAAGACTGACCACTCGGGTGGCCTGAATACCCTGGGCATTCAAGATCTGCTGTTGGGCAGTATCCAGGGGGGCGAGCGCGGCCTGAATTCCGGCCGGATTGTTGCTGTTTATCGCGGTCTGAAGGGCCTGGATCGTGGCGAAGATATCAACCCCTCCTAAGGCAGTTCCAAAAACATCCTGTCCCGGAAGATTCCGTTGAACGGTTGCACCGGGACCGATCTCTGTCATGATTTGGCCTCCGTCTCCCTGATAAACTCCGGCGCTGTTATAAGGGAGAGCTCCGTTTTTAAATCCCCCAAAGAGATACTCTCCCTGGAAACTGGTATTGGCGACTTCAAGAAGAGATGTCATATTGCCGGCAAGAAGATTTGAGTCATATTGCTGAGACTGAGGGGTTAATCCTGAAGCCGCGTTAAGCGCGACACTTTTAATATCACTCAGGATTTTGGATGCCTGGTCCAGTGCGCTATTTGTGGCTTCCATAAAACTCTGGGCGGCATCCTGATTTCTCAGGTATTGATTGAGTTTTCCTTTCATGGCATTCAGACTGACCACTTTCGTAAATCCAAGGGGATCATCGGAAGGCCGGTTTATTTTCTTTCCCGACGCTATCTCTTGCTGAGGTTGCAGTAAAGCATCCGTATTCTTCTGCATATAATCAATCAATGAATTATAGATCATCTGTTCTGATACGCGCATCTTACCTCTTCATATCCAGTAGAGTCTGCATCATTTCATCCGCCGACGTAATCAGCCGGGCAGAAGCTTGAAAAGCCCTCTGGTACTGCATCAGATTTGTCATCTCTTCGTCGAGAGATACGCCGGAAAACGATTCCCGCCGGGCGCTCAATTGTTGCATCATCCCTTTTTGAGCCGATAGATTCCACTGCGCAGACTGGGCTTGCGTCCCGATCTGGCCCGCAAAATTGCCGTAAAAATCTTGAAAAGTCGCGCTCCCAAGGGCCGCCACAGACTTATTCTGCAGTTGGGCTAGCAAAAGAGCATTGCCGTTATCCCCCGGAACACCCGCCGCTGTAGAGGATGCCGCTATCAGGTTTGGTGCGGCAATCGCCACGGCCATCGTTCCGGCGGCGCTTGCTCCCGGTGCGGTCGGAGCAAAGAAATTTCCTCCGGCATTGCCGTTTAAATCAAAACCGGCCTGATGCTGTAGATTAACCTCGGTAATAACCGCCGACGCCAGCTGGTCAAGCTGGGTCATAAACCCGGGAACCACGTTATCCCGCATATCGAGCAGACCCTTTAACCGCCCGCCGGCGATTGAAGAAGTAATATCTACAGGGGTTCCGTTCGCCGGGACAAACTCAATATTTAAAAATCCGGAATTCCCGGGATTGACAGCGCCCTGAATGGCGTTTGTCCGGATCCCTTCGACCAGAGGCTTCCCTCCTGTAATCATAACGGTCATCTGGCCCTGGCTGTTTTCAAACGTTGAAATATCAATTTTATCGGCCAATTCATTGAGGAGCCTCCCGCGTTGGTCCCGAAGGTCATTCGCCTGCTGGCCGGTTATCTCGGTCTGGCTGATCCGTCCGTTCAACTCGGCAATTCTTGCCGCCAGCGAATTGACCGTATTGATCGTTCCGGCAACATCGCTGTTCAGATTGTTCCGGATATCCTGCATCTGTGACCAGGCGTTGGCAAACTGTTGAGAAAGTATCTGGGCCTTTGATAAAACCATCGTCCGTTCGGTAAGGCCCTGAGGTTTGTTAGCAAGATCCTGAAGGGAGCTAAAAAATCCGCCAAGGGCCTGTTGAAGGCCTGTTCCCTGAGAGTCGTTAAAGATGCTCTCCAACCGGCTGAGCGTGTTTTGATCAACCTGGTACCCTCCGAGACTGGAATTCTCTGACTGAATCTGGCCTTCCAAAAATTTGTCGACCATCTGCCTGATCTGCCCGATCTGGACACCGGTGCCGATCGGACCTGCTCCGGTTTGCTCCGAGGGAGTCGTTTCAAAAATAGCTTCCTGACGGGAATAGCCCGGCGTATTTACATTGGCGATATTGTTGGAAGTGACGGAAATGGCCTTTTGATTGGCCTGCATCGCTAATTTTCCGATATCAAAAATTCCGAATAGTCCTGACATTTCATTAACCTTTAATTAAAATTCTGCCGGGAAGAGAATGTTCTTCCATAGCGCCGGACGCCGTATAAGTCGCCGTATTCCCCGACAGATAGTGAATAAGCTGAACCAGGTCAGAAACTCTTTTTAATGTCTTTTCAACCAGCAAGCCGTTGATTTGATTCAACTCGGCAATGCTGGCTGACAGAGCCTCGAGCCCCGAAAGAGACCTCTCAAACCGGGTTTTAAATGATCCTTGAATCATGGGAATGAGCTGTCTGAGGGCGAGAGTCTCTTTTTTTCCTGCCGCCAGACTGATCTGTTGGACCATGAATTGACTCTTTTTTTCCAGAAGACTTACCCGATGCAAGACCGCGTCTTTCTCTTCGACACATCGCATCAATTCTTCCGGAGAGCCGTCGATGATCAGAGTTTTTTCCTGTTGCAGGGATTTAACAAACTGTTGTAACAGGCGGGTCATTTCATCCAGAAGAAACTGAAGGTTTATGAGGGAATCGTCGGGGATGAACCGGGACCTGCCTGCAGATGGAAGCATAACAGAATTATTTTTCATCATCTTGTCTCATTCTGTTTAAAAGAGTTTCCCGGATAATTGAATTGGCTATCCGTTCGGGATCGATCTTGTATTGACCCTTTTCCATTTGTGATTTGATTTCAGCAACTTTTCCAGCGTTGAATTCAGATTGAGAAAGAATAGCCTGGTGTGTTTTTTGTAATTCTTCCCCTTCCGAAGAAATTTTAACGGAATCTTTAGTCGAAATATCCCCATTTTCAGAAGACTCAGAAATGGACTTTTTTTGGACAGATGGTTTCTCAGTCCTGCTTATTTCCGGAAATTTTGGGCCGTTATAATCCGGGATTTTCATAAATACTCCTTTAAAAACAATAAGTTAATGTTTTCCTTCCATTTTGAAGGGCCTTCAATTAACTTATCGGCACATTGAAACCAAAACTTTAGACTTTTTTATCGGATGGGGGATAAATTTTATTCATGATGGTTTTTACCATCCCTATCCCGTCTCCCTGGGCCACTTTTTCAGCCAGAGCCTCATCAAATAAACCTTCATAAAAGCCGCCGCCGAATCCATTGCCATTATGAGGGATGGTTTTTCTCATCTCCTGAAGTAATTGATGCACAAAGTATGCCTCAAATCCCCTGGCCGCTTCAGCTATCTTCTTATGATCAGAAGGTGTTGATAGGTTGATAGGTTGATAGGTTGAAGGGTTTATAGGGTTCATTTATAAAATCTCCAGTTCGGCCTGAAGCGCCCCTGCGGCCTTCATCGCCTGAAGGATCGCGATGAGGTCCCGCGGCGTCACCCCTATCGCGTTCAGGGCTGATACCACTTCGCCTAAAGTTGTCCCTCCTTTTAAAACACCCATCCGCGCGTCTTCTTCTGTAACAGAGGTTTCCCTTTTAGGGACGACCACTGTTTTTGAGCTTTCAGGCCCAAAAGAAGAGGGCTGAGAAACCTGTAAATCGGTTTTGACCCGGATGGTTAAATTCCCATGGGATATTCCGACATCGGAGATCCTCACCTGTTCCCCCATGACAATCGTTCCGGTTCTTTCATTCACAACGACCCTGGCCGGAACATCTACCGGAACATCGAGCCCTTCGACCAATGAAATCAATTCCACCACTCTTGTTTTATAATTTTCGGGGACTTTAATCTGAACGATTTCCGAGTTAACGGGAGAAGCGGCGTCTTCAAGGTTAAGTCCTTTATTAATGGCCTGAGAAAGACGCATCGCCGTCGTAAAGTCCTGCTGTTTTAACGCCAGATTAATAGATTCTTTTCCTTCAAGATTTACTTTAACTTCGTTTTCAACGAGGCCTCCGCCGGGGACTCTTCCTCCGGTAGGATGGTTTTTCTGAACACTGTCTCCCTCTTTTCCGCCGAGGAACCCTCCTATTGAAACCGCCCCCTGGGCGATTGCATAGACCTGTTGATCAATTCCTTTTAAAGGGGTGACCAGAAGCGTTCCTCCCTGCAGGCTGGTCGCATCTCCCAGAGAAGAAACGGCGACGTCGATCCGGCTTCCTTGCCGGATAAAAGGCGGAAGCTTCGCCGTAACCATAACGGCGGCGATATTCTTGACTTTTATGGCCGAAGGATCAACAGCTATCCCCATTTTGTTTAACATATTGGCAAGACTCTGGATGGTGAAAGTGGTCCCCGACTTGTCCCCGGTCCCATTTAACCCGATGACCAGGCCGTAACCGACCAATGAGTTTTCCCTGATCCCCTCGATATTTGCGATATCTTTGATTCTGGCGGCTTCTGAAATAGAAGCCGAATAAAGAATAAAAAAAAGGCTCAAAAAGGAAAAGATCGCTGTCCGGCTTCGTTTACTTTTTAAATAGTGTTTCATCGGGTTTATTTTCTCCATTAAAAAGGCCAGACCCAGGCGAGCATTCTGATCAGCCAGCCGGGATGCTGTTTATCTGCAAGGACTCCTTTTCCTGTGTATTCAATTTTAGCTTCCGCTATAGCGGTCGATATAATCGTGTTTTGCGGACCGATATCTTCAGGCCTGATAATGCCGGCCACGGAAATCGTTGCTTTTTCATTATTAATCATCACTTCGCGGCGCCCTTTAATAAAAAGGTTGCCGTTGGGATAGACCCGGGTGACAACCGAGGGAACCGTTGCTGTCAACGATTGATCCCGTGATGTCGATCCGTTTCCGTCAAACTGGTCGGTATAAGAGCCTCCTGCCTGAAGATTATTCGTGGTGTTTGTCGGAAGACCCAATGAAGCCCCGGTCGTGGCTTTTATCGAGGAGGTTCTTCCGGTTTTTGTCGCGGCGTCTTTACTCCCTTTTGCGTTTTCCACCACCAGAACCTTAACCAGATCGCCGACCTGCCCGGCCCTGGGGTCCTGGTAAAAAAAAGCCTTCGAGGAATTTCCACGCCAGAGAGATCCCTCGGCAGAGGTTGTCTTTTCAATATCTGTTAAAGAAGGCATCACGGACTCTTCTATGGATCTGGAACGAGCCGTGCGATCTAAACTTGCGCAGGCTGAGATCATGCCAGTGATCATCAAAATAATGAGAAAAAGAGAGTTTTTCATGGCGCCACGTGCCCTATTTTAATCGTTTTTCCATCCAACGCTTCGCCGTAGACCACCCGGCGTGATTCCAGATTTACCGCGGAAATGATTTTTCCCTTAAAACCTTCTTCCATCGCCCTTCCCGGCGCCGTAATAACCACGCTTCCTGTCTCGACCAGCAAGGTCACACGATCGCCAGTGTGGAAAAGAGGCGCGGTCTCAAGAAGAGCCTCGGTCAGCGGAATTCCCGGCATGACCTGTTGTGTCACCCTCTTTCCGACGGTTTTCGCCAGATATCTTACAGGCTCTTCACGGCTGGAAGAATGGACCTGTTTAATCTCAACATCCTCCGGCTGAACAATCTGAAACTTTTTTAACGGATGAACGGGTACGATGGCAGAGTAAATCCGTTCAACATCCGCAACCACCCATTGAGGCCGGGATCCTTCCGGGGTTTTAAGAGAATTGATCAAGAATACCGTATGGCCCAACAACAGACCGGGATTCCCTTCATGAATAGAATATTCTTTTTCCGAAAGTCCGGGGCTGGAAGGTTCATTGATAGAGGTTGCCAGCCGGACTTCAATTTCAGACTCCGGAACGGAAAGCCGATCAGAAACGTAATGGCGGATTAAACTTTTTATTTTGGCTCCTCCGGAGGATTTATCTTCGGCCCCGGAATCGGAAACGGCTTGATTGATCCAGCCGAAACAAAGCCCTGCGGTTAAAAATATCAATAGCGCATTTTTCATCATCATTATCTCTTCAGGTTATTGACCATGCCAAGCATCTCATCGGAAGTCTGGATGGCTTTTGAATTGATTTCGTAAGCCCTCTGGGCAATGATCATTCTGACCATTTCTTCGGCAATGTTCACATTCGAGTTTTCGACTGTAAAAGAGTTCCGAACCCCGCTGAGCCGGGAGAGCCGGTCAGCGCTTCTCCGGAGCCGAGAGTGGGTGAAAAAAGATTTTTCCCAAGGCTGTTGAGTCCGGCCGGATTGGTAAAGCGGACCAGATCAACTGTTCCGATCTGAACGGGCGCGACGGCGCCGGCTTTGGTGACCGAAAGGGCTCCTTGCGGTGAAATCGATATCGATATTGCATCCGGAGGTATGGTAAGGCTTGGGAGAACAGGGTAACCGTCTGAAGTGACCAGCTTTCCATCTGCGTCTTGCTTCAAAGCCCCTGCCCTTGTGTAGGCCGTTGATCCGTCTGGCAGACTGACCTGAAAAAAACCATCCCCTTCGATGGCCAGATCTAAAGGATTTTGAGTATGCTGGAATTCCCCTTCGGCGAAAATCCGGTGGACCGCGACCGTCCGAACCCCGGAACCGATCTGAACACCTACCGGCAAAGTTCCTGTCCCGGTGGAGGTTCCGGCGGTCTTTAACGTTTGATACATCAAATCCTGGAATTCTCCGGTGCTTCGTTTGAAACCTGTCGTCGACATGTTGGCCAGGTTGTTTGCAATGATTTCTACGGAAACTTGCTGGGCGGCCATGCCGGTACTTGCTATCATTAATGCTTTCATAATTTCTCCCTCCTGATCCGTTGATAAGCGGCCATATGCTGCGTTCTCGTCGCTCGACAATCCTCATGTACTAATCGCGTACACTCCGGTTGCCTCGCTTCTGCGGCCTTGCCTCTGGCCACTTCTCAACGGCCAGATTGTTCTTTGCCTGTTTGCTTTTATACTTTTCCTATTTCATTCGAGGCCTTGGAGGCCATATCATCCACGGCATGAATAACCTTTTGCGCCGCTTCATAAAGTCTCATGACTCTGATCATCGAGACCATTTCTTCAACCGGATTGACATTCGATCCTTCTATGCTCCCCTGATGGATTTTAGCTTCAGCGGCAGGGAGCGCTCCCTCTCCCCCTGCTTCAAAAAAAGTTCCTCCGGTTTTGGCGAGATGATTGGGATTGGAAAACGAAACCACTTGTAGCGAATCTATTTCACTTCCATTGACTGAAACTTTTCCTGCTTGATCGACATGGACTGTCCCAGGGGGAAGGGTAATGGGACCTGACGTTCCCATTAAGAGTCCTCCTTCTGCAGTCGATATCTGGCCTTCTGAATTCAAAGTAAAATTTCCCTTTCGGGTATATCGAATCCCTTCAGGGGTTTGGACTGAGAAGAATCCATCCCCTTCTATGGCTAAATCGAGAGGCTCCCCTGTACTCTGAATCGCACCGGGGGAAAAATCTGTTCTTGTCTGGTTCAAGAATCCGTAAACCGGAAGAACGCCTTTATCTTTTCCCGGAGTGGAATCCCCCAGAGGATCCAACCCCATAAAAAGTCCCCGGTCTTTTTTAAACCCGGCGGTATTGACATTGGCGATATTATTCGAAATTATTTCCAGGTTTTTTTCCTGGGCGATGGCGCCGGACATCATGGGATAGATAGCATTCATCATTCTCTCCCCTGGCCCCTTCTAAACGGCCAGGATTTTTAAGTAGTTTCTCTTGATTGATCAACCTGTAAGAGTTGTAATGCAAGAGCTATACCAGTATTCTGAAAAGAACGGAATAAGGAAATATTCTAAAAAAGAGGCAAAAAAGAGAGAATTCTGATAGAAAAATTTAGACGGATCAGGAAAGGAGGAAGTTTTTGCCGATTAAAGTAGGCAGAGCCTGCCGTAATTCAAGAAGATGTTTTTACAGCTGTTTTTTGGGAATCCGGGATCGCCTCTTTTTTGTTATCTTTTGGTTCCAGTATGATAATTTCGACCCTACGATTTTTAGCCCTCCCTTCGGGGGTATCGTTAGAGGCGATTGACCGGAATTCTCCATAACCGGCAACGGAAAGCCGGTCCGGACTGATCGACAGGGTGGTTAGCCGGCGTACAATGGCGGCGGCCCGGGAGGTAGAAAGCTCCCAATTGGATGGATAAAGGGGGGTTTTTATCGGTAAATTATCCGTATGACCTTCCACCTGAACGGCATTGGGGAGATCCTTGATCAGGTTGCCGATCCTGGCAAGAGAGTCGCTAAATCCAGGGAGGATATCCGCTTTACCCGATTCAAAAACCATCGTATCCGGAAGACGGATGACGACCCCCCTCGCCCCTTTATCCACCTTGATCTTGCCCGTATTATCAATTTCTTTGATGGCCAGCGTGATTTTGTGGAATAAGAGAATCCCGATATCAAAAACCTCATCCTGGGTTCGGGTCCCTTCCTGGTCTTCTGTGATTCTGATATTGGTGGCTGAAAAGGGAATAATCGGGTTAAAGGAGGAGCGAATTGCCTCGGAAACAGCTTTAAACTTCCCTTCATTGATGGCCGAGACAGAATACATGACCACAAAAAAAGCGAATAACAGCGTAATAAAATCGGCGTAGGAAATGAGCCACCGCTCGTTATTCTCATGTTCTTCTTCTTTTTTCTTTTTCATGAGGGAGTCTCGAAATCAGGTATTAAGCAATGGGAGTTTATTTCTTTTTTAATTTTTTCTTCTGTGACTCTTTGAGAAAACCTTCGAGCCTTTCCTGAATCATACGGGGGTTCTCCCCTCCGGCAATCGAAATAAGGCCTTCGATCACCAGTTCATTGGTGATTCCTTCCATTCTTCCCTTCAATTTCAGTTTGGAGCCCAATGGCAAAAAAATCAAATTGGCCGCAAGGACGCCGTAAATCGTCGCGACAAAGGCAACGGCGATTCCAGCCCCCAGTTTTCCAGGATCGGCAAGATTTTCCATCACATGAATAAGGCCCATGACCGCTCCAATGATTCCGAATGTAGGACAATATCCCCCTGCCGCGTCAAACACCCTGGCAGACATGACATGGTATTCTTCACGAAACGCGCTTTCAACTTCAAGTATTTCTCTCAACTGGCCCGGTTGAATCCCGTCGGTTAAAAGCTGGAGCCCTTTTTTAAGAAAAGGATCTTTGACCTCTTTGACTTTACTCTCAAGCGCGAGTATCCCCTGTTTCCGGACCACATTCCCATACTCAACGATTTTTCCAATATAATCGAGGGAATGATCCCTGGGAGAGCTGAAAGCCTCCAGGCCCATCTTCATGGCGCGAATAAAAACAGGGAGGGTAAACTGGACCATGACGGCCCCCAGAGTCCCTCCCATAACAATGATAGCAGCCGTGAATTGCATAAGGGACTGGACACTCCCCCCCTCCAGAAATTGACCGCCTATAAGAGCGGACAATCCCAATACAATTCCGGCAACTGTTAATATGTCCATTATGGCTTAAACCTCAATTTCGATACTCCCTCAGGTTTCTTTAAAATCCAAATTCCTTAAGAATATCATTGACCTGATTTTGTCCCATTTTTTTAGAGCCGGTTGAGGATTCAAGTTCATTTAATAAAGCCCTCTGTTTTGAGACCGCCAGATCTTCCCCTCTTTTTTCCATTCCATAGGTCACCACCAGCTTGAGAATACGGGCCTGGAGTTCCTGTAAGACAACGTCCATTCTCTTTAGCCTTTGCCCCGCGAGGTCCTGAAAAGAAAGTCCGGTCAGGATATCCATCAGGACTTTTTTATTTTCTTTGATCAAACCATTCATTTCGGACAACCGGTCTCCGAAGCTTGACCGATCAGGAAAATGGATATCGGTTTCCAGAGACTTTAATTTTGCCGATAACAGGTCATGGTTATTTAAAACCGTTTCTGTAAATTCAAGGATTTTATGCGTCTCCTCTTCCGTAAAACGGTTCAGGTCAGACAGCTGGCCGGTAACAAAGGGGAGATCTTCCGATGCGGTCTTGACTTGAGATTCGATGGCCTGCTGTTTCATCAACATGTCATTCATATCTTTCGCGAGCCTGCCAATGGCATCATATAAACCCACGGAGCCTCCCGGCTCATCAAGTTGAGTTTTCTGCTGAGTTTGATTATTCATCATGGCCTTCTCTCCGTCTATTGTCTCCGGCAAATTTTTGTTTTCCAATTCCATAGGGTGTTTTTCTCCGGCTAGAATTTGATCTGTTATTTAGGTTCAAAGATTTTATCGATCTTTTCTTTAAGGCTTTCAGCGGTAAAGGGTTTAACGATGTAATTACTGACCCCTGACTGAATGGCTTCCATAATATTTTCCTTTTTGGCCTCCGCGGTCACCATTAAAACCGGTAGTGCTTTTAATGCGGGGTCCTGCCGTATCGCCTTGAGAAGGTCCAGGCCGGTCATATTCGGCATGTTCCAGTCGGAAATCACAAAATCAAACTTCTCGGCTCTAAGTTTTGCCAATGCGCTGTTGCCGTCTTCTGCCTCTTCTATGTTTACAAAACCGAACTGTTTGAGAGCGTTTTTAATAATCCGCCTCATGGTGGACATATCATCCACCACAAGCAATTTCATATTTAAATCTGGCATAGCACCCCTCTTTTTATTAGATTAATTTTATTGTTAAATTTACCCCTTTTGATCCATTCACCTCATTCAATCATTGATAAGAGCTGTTTTCAGCTTTAAAATCGCCTGGGTGTGGAGCTGGCAAATCCTGGATTCCGAGATCTCCAGAATCTGACCGATTTGTTTCATGGTCAGTTCTTCAACATAATAGAAGGAGATAACCTGCTGTTCCTTTTCTGTCAGGGTATGGACCGCCTGAATCAATTTTTCCTTCCTCTCCTGATTCAGAAGGCCAAGAAGAGGGTTGCAGGAATCTCCTTCCAGAATCTTGCCGATGGAAAGGTCTTCCCGGTATTTATTCAGTCCCAGGTCTTCCAGACTGATCATTGTAAGCGATCGAGTATCGACCATGAATTTTTCCATTTCCTCCAGGGTCATTTTAAGTTCACCGGCCAATTCTTCAGCAGAAGGAGGCCGCCCCAGGGAGCGTGTCAGGTCTGTCTGCGCTTTTTGAAGCGTTGACATCTTATCGTACACCGAACGCGGGACCCAATTTTGCTTTCTGATTTCGTCCAGCATGGCCCCCCTGATCCTGAATTCCGCATAGGTCTTAAATTGGACATTCTTCGTGGAATCATATTTTCCGGCGGCATCCATCAGGCCCATGATTCCGGCACTCACTAAATCATCCATATCCATTGAAGGAGGAAGCCGGAAAGAAAAACGGAATGCGATAAACCGGATCAACGGGACAAACTCCTCAATTAATTTTTCACGATCCTGCAGGACAGGCATTTCTGGCCCCTTTTCCATTTAAAAAGCTCCTGCTACCATACCTTTCCAGAACAACTGGATGTTTCCCTTCGGGATATCGTCAGCGGGCCAATCGAGTATATTTTTGGCCAGGAGATTAAATTCCCGGGATGACCTGGCCGAGGGATATTTCTCGACGACCGCCCTTTGTTCTGCAACCGCCATGGGAAGATAGTCATCCCTGGAGATAAAACCGATATATTCAAGGGAAACATTTAAATATTTGTCCGAAACTATTCTAAGCCTCTGGAAAACTTCCTTTCCCTCTTTTTCATTTCTGGCCATATTCACAAGAATCTTAAACTTTTTTTCCCCATGGCGCTGTGAGAGGACCTTCATAACCGCATAGGCATCGGTCATAGAAGTCGGCTCGGGAGAGGAGATCACAATGATTTCCTGCGCAATCGTGTTGAAATAAATGACATTGGAAGAAATACCGGCCCCCGTATCGATGAGTAAAACATCAACCTTTCGCTCCAAACGGTCAAACTCCGCCAAAAGATTTAATTTTTGTTCATCTGACAGAAATGTCAAATCCTCCGCACCCGATGAAGTGGGGAGAATACGGATACCCGATGGCCCATCGATGATCACTTCTGCAAGACTCTTATTCCCCAGAATCACATCTTCAAGCGTGAAATCCGGTATTTTTCCAAACAGGACATCGAGATTTCCCAGCCCCAGATCGGCATCCAGAACAACAACCGATTGCCCTAATTTGGAGAGGGAGACAGCCAGATTGGCGACCACATTTGTCTTTCCCACTCCCCCTTTCCCGCTGGTAACTGCAATGACTTTTGGAAAATTCACTCTTTTATTTATTTCCACGGCTCCTCCGTTTAATTTAAAATAAGTTCGGTCATTTTTTTGGGTGTCGCGATTTCAATATCATCCGGGACCCGCTGTCCTGTCGTCAGATA
The Nitrospirota bacterium DNA segment above includes these coding regions:
- a CDS encoding flagellar motor protein; the encoded protein is MDILTVAGIVLGLSALIGGQFLEGGSVQSLMQFTAAIIVMGGTLGAVMVQFTLPVFIRAMKMGLEAFSSPRDHSLDYIGKIVEYGNVVRKQGILALESKVKEVKDPFLKKGLQLLTDGIQPGQLREILEVESAFREEYHVMSARVFDAAGGYCPTFGIIGAVMGLIHVMENLADPGKLGAGIAVAFVATIYGVLAANLIFLPLGSKLKLKGRMEGITNELVIEGLISIAGGENPRMIQERLEGFLKESQKKKLKKK
- the flgF gene encoding flagellar basal-body rod protein FlgF, whose amino-acid sequence is MMNAIYPMMSGAIAQEKNLEIISNNIANVNTAGFKKDRGLFMGLDPLGDSTPGKDKGVLPVYGFLNQTRTDFSPGAIQSTGEPLDLAIEGDGFFSVQTPEGIRYTRKGNFTLNSEGQISTAEGGLLMGTSGPITLPPGTVHVDQAGKVSVNGSEIDSLQVVSFSNPNHLAKTGGTFFEAGGEGALPAAEAKIHQGSIEGSNVNPVEEMVSMIRVMRLYEAAQKVIHAVDDMASKASNEIGKV
- a CDS encoding OmpA family protein — encoded protein: MKKKKEEEHENNERWLISYADFITLLFAFFVVMYSVSAINEGKFKAVSEAIRSSFNPIIPFSATNIRITEDQEGTRTQDEVFDIGILLFHKITLAIKEIDNTGKIKVDKGARGVVIRLPDTMVFESGKADILPGFSDSLARIGNLIKDLPNAVQVEGHTDNLPIKTPLYPSNWELSTSRAAAIVRRLTTLSISPDRLSVAGYGEFRSIASNDTPEGRAKNRRVEIIILEPKDNKKEAIPDSQKTAVKTSS
- the cheY gene encoding chemotaxis response regulator CheY: MKLLVVDDMSTMRRIIKNALKQFGFVNIEEAEDGNSALAKLRAEKFDFVISDWNMPNMTGLDLLKAIRQDPALKALPVLMVTAEAKKENIMEAIQSGVSNYIVKPFTAESLKEKIDKIFEPK
- a CDS encoding FliA/WhiG family RNA polymerase sigma factor codes for the protein MEKGPEMPVLQDREKLIEEFVPLIRFIAFRFSFRLPPSMDMDDLVSAGIMGLMDAAGKYDSTKNVQFKTYAEFRIRGAMLDEIRKQNWVPRSVYDKMSTLQKAQTDLTRSLGRPPSAEELAGELKMTLEEMEKFMVDTRSLTMISLEDLGLNKYREDLSIGKILEGDSCNPLLGLLNQERKEKLIQAVHTLTEKEQQVISFYYVEELTMKQIGQILEISESRICQLHTQAILKLKTALIND
- a CDS encoding MinD/ParA family protein, producing MEINKRVNFPKVIAVTSGKGGVGKTNVVANLAVSLSKLGQSVVVLDADLGLGNLDVLFGKIPDFTLEDVILGNKSLAEVIIDGPSGIRILPTSSGAEDLTFLSDEQKLNLLAEFDRLERKVDVLLIDTGAGISSNVIYFNTIAQEIIVISSPEPTSMTDAYAVMKVLSQRHGEKKFKILVNMARNEKEGKEVFQRLRIVSDKYLNVSLEYIGFISRDDYLPMAVAEQRAVVEKYPSARSSREFNLLAKNILDWPADDIPKGNIQLFWKGMVAGAF
- a CDS encoding protein phosphatase CheZ encodes the protein MMNNQTQQKTQLDEPGGSVGLYDAIGRLAKDMNDMLMKQQAIESQVKTASEDLPFVTGQLSDLNRFTEEETHKILEFTETVLNNHDLLSAKLKSLETDIHFPDRSSFGDRLSEMNGLIKENKKVLMDILTGLSFQDLAGQRLKRMDVVLQELQARILKLVVTYGMEKRGEDLAVSKQRALLNELESSTGSKKMGQNQVNDILKEFGF